Part of the Sandaracinaceae bacterium genome, GAAGTCCAGCTCGGGGCGCTCGTAGTTCGTGAGCCGCAAGCTGCCCTCGTCCACGGCCCACAGCGCCAGCGACACCTGCGCGGGCTGACCGTCGCGCGTGACCGCCACCTCGATGGTGGCCTGCTCGCCGGGGCGTGCGTTCTCGGGCGCGGTCACGTTCACTGCGAAGGCCGAGAGCGCCGGACGCACCTTCAGCTCGATGGCGCCCAGGCGCAGGTCGGGCCCCAGCAGGTCGTGGGTCGCCGTGGGCGCGCCGACACGTCCGCGCACCAGCGTCACCGTCACGAGCGCGCTGGGCACCATCTGACTGCGCAGCGGGACGCTCAGCTCTTGTGCACCGCGCGTGATGTCGCGCACGGCGACCACCTCGGGCACACCGTGCACGTCCACGGTCACCAGCGCGCGGGCCCGCTCGAACGGTGACTCGAACGCGATCTCGGCGTTCTGACCCACCGCGTACTCGCGCTCACGCGACGTGAGGGTGACCGCCGTGCCGGGCGGGTCGCGATCGGGCACCTCGTCCGCCGCCGCCACGTAGGTGCGAACGGCCGACAGGGTACGGCGGCCGGCCTCGTCGGTGACCTCCGCCTCGAGCACGTAGGTGCCACCGCGCGCGGGTCGGTGCTCACACGAAGCGGCCTCGGCGGCCGAGCGGATGCTGCACTCGTGGACGACCTCGCGGCGTAGCTCACGGCGCTCACGTACCTGTCCGCCCGAGCGGTCCCAGAACGTGTGGTAGCCCTCGCGCACGAAGCGTCCGCGTACGGTCTGGCCCGCGACGGCAGCGCCCGTACGGTCGATCACGATGGCGGAGAGGGTCAGTGGCTGCGCGTGCGGTGTCCACCCGGGCACGCGCCGCACACCCACCTCGACCGCGGCGGGGTACAACGTGACCACCTTGTCGGCGCCCACGGTCTGTCCGGCCTGGTCGGTCACGCTGGCCTCGAAGACCACGCGTGTGCGCTGCGACGACTGCGCGTCGCCCGCGATGGTCACCACCGTGCTGCCGTCTTCGCGCAGCACCTCGACACCCTCCTCGAGTGTCCCGCGGCCCGAGGGCGCGTCGCCCACGCCGAACTGGAACCCGTTGTACGCGCGCGGGTAGCTGGCCGTGCCGTGCCGCGCGAGGCTGTAGCGCAGCTCGCCGCCCGTCAGGCGCCCGCCGAACAGGTAGTTCGCGTCCACCTCGAAGCGCAACGCGTCCCCCGCGAACGCGTGCTCCGGCGCCCGCACGTCCACGCGGAACGAGGGCTGCCGGAACGAGGACACGTCGAACGTGACGCTCCCCACCCGCACGTCACGCGCCCCGTCACCCGAGCCACGCGTCACGAACACGTCCACGCGGTGCTCGCCGAGGGCGGCGTCGCGGGGAATGCGGAAGTCCGCCGCGGCAGCCCCATAGCTGTCCAGTTGCGCGTCGCTCGTCTCGATCGGGTGGCTGTCGGTCGGGTCCATGAAGCGCAGCGACACGGCGCCACGGGCTGGCACCGCCTGACCCCCGTCGATGCGCCGCAGCGTGGCGCGCACACGCACGCGCTCTCCGGGTCGGTAGGCGCCGCGGTCGGCGAACACATGCGCGCTGGGCAGGTCTGCCGCGCCGCCGCCCCCACCGAGGTGGAACTGGCCTGCACCGATCGCGCGCCCGCGCTCGACCACGACCACCGCGCGCCCGCCTTCCGTGCGCGCCACGATGGCCACGCGTTGCTCGGCCAGACCCGAAGCCCGCAGGAACGCCACGCCGTTGGCGTCCGTGCGCGCACGCTCGGCCGCGTTGCCCACCGCGTCGGGCGAGGTCGCGTTGCGGGCGACGCGGTAAAGCTCCACCTGCGCGTTGGCCACGGGCGACCCATCCGAGAGCTTGGTGACCCACACCAGCGCGCCCTGGCTGGTGACGCGCACCGTCGGCGACAGATCCGTCTGCTGCACGAAGAGCGCGTGCGACGGGGCGCGTGCGCCCGCAGCGGCGCGGAAGTCGAGCGCGGCCATGTCCCCCCGGCGCCCCGAGCCGTCACGCCAGCGCACGCTTCCATCGCCCCAGCGGTTGGGCCGCGCCTCGGGCGCGAGCGGCTGCAGCGGGATGGAGCTCCCGCCCGACCCCGCCGACGTCTGCGTCGGGAAGAGGGCCGCGCGCGCCTCGCCACCGTTCGAGACGGGCACATAGCGCGCGACAGCCGTGTCCGCGTGCACGACCGAGAAGCGCACGTCCGCGTCGGCGTCCGCCTCCATCGCGACGAGCTGACCCGCCGCGTGGACGCGCACGGCCGGCGCCAGCCCGCGGCTGCGGATGGCGTAGGGCGGCGTTCGCTCCAGCCGCACGCCGTTGGCGGTGTCGACGTCGCCCACACGCACCTCGTAGACCTGGTCGGGCTCCCAGTCGGCCACGATGCCAAAGCGCCGTGGCTGCTCCGGGTCGAAGCGCAGGCTGAGGTTCGGCACCGTCGGCCGCACGCGCACGTCCGTGAGCGCGGGTGCGCGCATGGGCTCCGACGCACGGACGCTGAACTCCTGCTCGATGTCGAGCACCTCACCCGGCTCGCGATCGGCCGAGCAGCGCAGCCCCGAGGTGCGGCAGTTCACGCCGTCGATGCGCGGGCGTGGCAGCACGGAGTACGCGACCATCTGCGGGTAGGAGCTGGTCCCGCCGGCCCAGCGCGGCGTGAGCGCCATGTGGATGCGCGCACCGAGCTGCAGCGGGCGGGTCGGCACCACGTCCACCTGGAAGCCGCGCTCCTGGACGCCCCGCGCGCGCACGGTGACCGGCAGCGTGCGGTGGCCGCCGTCCGCCTCGAACACCAGCAGCTCGCGCGCGAGGTCGTTGGCGGACACGCTCGCGTCGAAGAACAGCGGCATGGGCTCGCCCGCCGTGATGCTCTGGGTGCCGCTGGTGCGCAGGCGCGGGGTTCCATCGAACACCACCAGCCGCTCATCCCCATCCTCGACCAGCACGCCGTCGAGCGAGGCCAACGCGGCGTCCAGAGTCAGCGTGGACTCGGCGACGCTCGAGGCCGGCCAGGCGCGCGCGTCGGGCGTGAACACCAGCGTGCTGCGGTTGGTCCAGGAGGCCGTACCGGCCACGGCCGGGCGGAAGACGAGCGGGATGGCCTCGAGGCGGTCGCCCACGGTGGCGCGCGACACCATCGGGCGGTTGAAACGCAGCGAGATGCTCTGCCCGCGACGTAGGTGAATGGAGTTGCCCCGCGGCGACAGCAGCACCAGCGCGTCGGGGCGGTCCGCCGCGAGCAGGGGCTCGAGGGGCGCCGCTGGGCGCGTGGTCCCCGGTGCGCCCGGGAAGCTCTCGAGCGCCTGCAGGCCCGTGGGGAGCGGCACTGCGTGGGTCGGCTCGGTCGTCGTCGGACCGGTGATGCCGCCACACGAGCTGGCGAACAGCACGCCCAGCGGCGCGAGCACGAGCGAACCGAACCAGAGAGCGCGCGCCCGCAGGCGCCGCGGCGAGTGACTTTCCTGACCCATGCCGACGGGGGTAGCACAGACTGGGCCGGATCCGTGAGCGCCCTAAACGCCCTTGGCTACGGCTTCTTCCGTGGCCCGTCCGCTGTCACTGGACCCGGTCTGTGGGCTCTCCGACACACCCTTGTTGGGCTCGGGACGCGATCGCCGCGCCCAGACCACCAGGCCCAGCAACAGCGCGAGGCACAGCCACTCGAACGCACGCCCGATCCGGACGTACACGGTGCGCCCGATGGTCCCCTCCGCGGCACCCAGCTTGGCGACGGTGGTCACGAAGGTGGCCGGCACGAAGGTCTCGGTCAGCACCAGGTTCTCACCCGTGGCCGCGATGTGCCCGCTGACCCCCGTGTTGACGGCCCGCACCAGATCGCGGCGCGTCTCGATGCTGCGCATGCGCGCCACCATGTGGTGCAACACCGGCTCGCTGCTGTCGCCGAACCACGCGTCGTTGGTGACGTTCACCAGGTAGTCGGGGTGCTCCTGCACCACCGCGCGTCCGTAGTGGTCCAGCACGTCCTCGTAGCAGTTCAGGACGCCGATGTCGGCGCCGCCGAGGTTCAGGACCCCAGGAGCTTCGCCCGGATACACGCCCGGACACTCGAACGCCCACTGCAGCGGGGGCAGGACCTCCCAGAGCGGAACGCGCTCCCCGAAGTAGAGCAGCTCCACCTTGTCGCTCTGCCCCGTGACGCGCCCATCGGCCTGCAGCGCCAGCACCGAGTTCCAGGTCTCGCATCCGTCGCCGTACGTCGCGGTGCCGACCAACACCGGTCCACGCACCCCGTCTCGCAACACGGCGAAGGGTCCGTTGCGGTCGGTGCTCGCCCCGCGCGCGAAGCCGTACGGGTACGCGGTCTCGGGCCAGATCACCACCTCCGCGCCGGCTGCCTCCACCTCCCGCGTCTGACGGCGCAGCACGTCGATCTGCATGCGGAAGTAGCGGCGGTCGTGCTTCTCGAAGATGCCCACGTTGGGCTGCACCACCCCCACTTGCACGGTTGGGGCGGCTGCCCGGGCGGCGCGCACCTCGGGCAGCCGGATCGCTCCGTAGACGGCCGGGAGCCCGAGGCACAGGGCCGCGCCGAGCACCATGCCCATGCGCGCGCGGCGTGTACGGGGGGCCCGCCCCAAGGGAGTGTCGAACACGGCGCACAGCAGCGTCCCGCCCGCGAAGAGCAGCGCATCGAGGAGCGACTGCCCGGCGAGGTCCGCCGCCTGCACCCACGGCAGGAACGGCAACATACCCACGGCCGGGTGCCACGGGAACAGCTGCCACACGAACGCGAAGCCCACTGTGAGAGCCACGGGCACCCCCACGGCGAGCGGCACACCGCGCGCCCGCAACCCGCCCGCGACCGCACCGGCGAACATCATGGGACCGGCCTGCCCGGCCCACAGCAGGACGCCCACCAGCAGCGCCGCGATCCATGGAAAGCGCGCGAAGTCCTGCATGAGACCGACGACCCAGTAGAGCACCAGGGCGTTGCACGCCGCGCCTGCGGCGAGGCCCACGAGCAGCCCGTGACGGACGCCCTGCTTCACCGTGTCGAGCGAGGGCGCGAGGCCCAGCGCCACCCCGAACAGCGGGGCGAAGAGCACCGGGCCAAAGGGGACCTCGTGCGGCGCCGCGGAGAGGCCCAAGAAGATTCCGGCAAAGGCGGCGAGGAGCGTCGAGCGGAGGAGGGGCACCTGCGCGCCACCCTGCGCCGACTGCGCCCGGTGAGCAAGCCTCGGGTGCGCTCGTGCGACCCGTGCGAGGCCCGCGCCGCGCCGCCCGGTTGACGCTCGACACGGCGCCCCGAGATCGCCCACCATGCGCGCGTGGTACACGACCCGAGTCACCGCGCGCTGACGCGGTTGAACGCCGCCACGGGCGCGCCCGCCTTGGTTCTGGGTTGGCTCGTCGCG contains:
- the lnt gene encoding apolipoprotein N-acyltransferase; amino-acid sequence: MPLLRSTLLAAFAGIFLGLSAAPHEVPFGPVLFAPLFGVALGLAPSLDTVKQGVRHGLLVGLAAGAACNALVLYWVVGLMQDFARFPWIAALLVGVLLWAGQAGPMMFAGAVAGGLRARGVPLAVGVPVALTVGFAFVWQLFPWHPAVGMLPFLPWVQAADLAGQSLLDALLFAGGTLLCAVFDTPLGRAPRTRRARMGMVLGAALCLGLPAVYGAIRLPEVRAARAAAPTVQVGVVQPNVGIFEKHDRRYFRMQIDVLRRQTREVEAAGAEVVIWPETAYPYGFARGASTDRNGPFAVLRDGVRGPVLVGTATYGDGCETWNSVLALQADGRVTGQSDKVELLYFGERVPLWEVLPPLQWAFECPGVYPGEAPGVLNLGGADIGVLNCYEDVLDHYGRAVVQEHPDYLVNVTNDAWFGDSSEPVLHHMVARMRSIETRRDLVRAVNTGVSGHIAATGENLVLTETFVPATFVTTVAKLGAAEGTIGRTVYVRIGRAFEWLCLALLLGLVVWARRSRPEPNKGVSESPQTGSSDSGRATEEAVAKGV